The genome window ATCTTCATTTTTTCTAGATAATTGATGTCCTAATCTTTCTATAAAAACCTGATTTTCATAAAATTTTTCATTTACTTGAATTTCTTGTTTTGCTTTTTCATGGTTTAAAACAATTATTTTTAAAAGCTTCGCTAAAAATATACTTTTTTCATATGTTTCATCAGTAGAATAATTCATCAAATTTTCTTTTAGCAAAATTAAATTAAAGCGAAATTTTTCATCTTTTAAATTTAAAAAATAAAAATATGCATTTGCAATAGTTTCTAGTTTATTTAAAATAAGATAAAAACCAGCATTTATGGTATCTTCTTGCCAGTATGTCAATGGCGCAAATAAATCTTCTTTTCTGAGTGCTAAATTAGAAAATATAATTTTGTTTATTTCTAAAAAAATGTAGTCTAAATTGAAATCTAAATTTATTTCTTTTTCTATTTGTTCAATAAACATTAAGGCTCTAGAACACTTTACCGTTGCGGAAGGAATTTCATTAATATTATTGATACCTTTTTTAGCATTGTGAATGAGAATTTTTTTTATTTCTTTTAAAAGTGCACAATATTGATTATAAAAATCTTTGAACATTAAAAAGCTTGTATACTGTCTAGCTAATGGAATTCCTAAAGCAAAATCGAATTCTTTTATAATTTCTTTGTAGGCAATATCACCCCTATTTTTTTGCTGAGTTTGTTCTAAGTGAATAAAATCAATAAATTGGGATTCGCCTCCATCTATAAGGCAATATGATGTTTTTACGATGAACTGCAGACATTCCTGATATGGATTGAAATTTATGAATTGATTTGGATTTTCTTTGTTGACCACGATGAATCTTCCCGTTATAAAGCAAAATCTGCGGCAAATTTTTGCGCGAAGAGTCCTGCTAGTGTTAAGTTATTAATCATACAGCACTATTCTACTCTTAATGCTAAATTGTGTCACTGCTTCTGAAGGAACTCCACGCCTTTTTGTGTGGTGGCATAAGCGGTTGAAATTGTTATTTTTTATTTGTATGCGTTGTGACAACGCCCAAGACAAGTAAGTTAAGCAACAAAAAGATACTCGCAGAAATAACGTAACTTGTTGAATTTATTAGTTAAATTCTTAATTGTTAGTGGAGATTAGAAATGAATACTACATACTCTGCCAAAGCTTCTGAGATTCAGAAGAAATGGTATATCGTTGATGCTGAAGGCAAAACCCTAGGACGCTTAGCAAGCCAAATCGCTTATATTTTGCGTGGTAAGCACAAACCTACATTTACACCTCACATGGATATGGGTGATAATGTTATTGTAATAAATGCTGAAAAAGTTGTTTTATCTTCCAATAAAGAACTTACTAAGCTTTATCACCGTCATACAGGCTTTTTTGGTGGTATTAAAACCCAAAATGCTGCTGAAGTACGTGCAACCAATCCTGAGCGTTTATTAGAGCTTGCTGTGAAGGGAATGCTTCCACATAACCGTTTGGGCAGTGAATGCTACCGCCATCTTAAAGTATATGTTGGCAAAGAGCATCCACATGCTGCTCAAAATCCGCAAGCATTACCTGAACGTACACTTAAAAACTAATAAGCGATCAAAATGAGGGAGCCTAAAATGGCAGTTAAATACATATCTGGCGTAGGTAAACGTAAGACATCTATCGCTCGTGTTTATTTGGTTAAAGATGGTAAAGGTACCATTACAATCAATCACCGTTCTCTTGAAGACTACTTTAAACGTCCAACTTCTCGCATGGTTGTTGAACAACCGTTAAACTTGACTCAAACTTTGGGTAAAGTTGATATCAATGTAAGAGTTATCGGCGGTGGGTTATCAGGACAAGCTGGTGCTATTCGTCATGGCATTACAAATGCTCTGTTAAACTTAAATCCGGAATTCCGTTCAATTCTTAAACCTGCAAGTCTTATTACTCGCGATGACCGTATCAAAGAGCGTAAGAAATATGGTTTACGTTCTGCGCGTGCTCGTTTCCAATTCTCAAAACGTTAAGAGAGTTTTTCTCAAAACGCCAAAAACCCAGACCAGAGATTTTTTCTCCAGTCTGGGTTTTTTTGGGTGGAAATTGTATTTTTTGTTTTGCTTTGAAAAAAGACTATTTTGCTAAAATTCGAGCAATTTCTGTAACTAATTGAACGCCGTAACCTGAGCTATGCTTACGAATATACCCAATAGAAAGATTATCGTTAGCTACACCAGCTATATCAATGTGTGCAAAAGGAATGTTATTAGTAAATTCATTTAAAAAAGCAGCACCAACCATGCTTCCTGCAGAGCCTCTAGTATTTCCAATATTTATAATATCTGAAATAGATCCTTTAACATCATCAATAACTTCATCCCAAATAGGCAGAGGGTAAGCTCTTTCGCCAGTAGCATCGGAAGCTGTCATAATAATTTTTTCAAGTTCTGGATGAAATGCAAAAACACCTGCTCCTATATGCCCAAAAGTAGTGATCATCGCTCCTGTGAGAGTAGAAAACTCAACAATATAGTTTGGGTTTAAATCCTTAGCTGCGAAATATAAAGCGTCACTAAGGACAACTCGGCCTTCAGCATCGGTATTTAATATTTCAATAGTTTTCCCAGAATATGATGTAATTACATCGCCAACTCTGTAAGAATGTGCATCGATCATATTTTCACACAAAGCAGCAACTGCATAAACTTTAATAGGAAGTTTTAATTTAGCAATTGCTAAAATGGAGCTTAAAGTAACTGCAGCACCCGACATGTCATACTTCATGCCTTCTTGGCTAGTAGAAGGTGTTTTTATTGAATAACCACCTGTGTCCATGGTTAGTCCTTTTCCAACAAAGGCAATAGACTTTTCAAACTTTTCTGGTGAATACTCAATTACAACAAATTGTGGTTCATTAGCGCTTCCATTTGAAACCGCTAGCATTGCATTAAAACCTTTTTCACGTAGTTTTTCAGCCCCCCAAACCTCAACTTTTAAACCTACTTTTTTTGCTTGTTCAATGGCTTGATGAGCTATAAATTTAGGAGTTGCAACA of Pigmentibacter sp. JX0631 contains these proteins:
- the rplM gene encoding 50S ribosomal protein L13, whose translation is MNTTYSAKASEIQKKWYIVDAEGKTLGRLASQIAYILRGKHKPTFTPHMDMGDNVIVINAEKVVLSSNKELTKLYHRHTGFFGGIKTQNAAEVRATNPERLLELAVKGMLPHNRLGSECYRHLKVYVGKEHPHAAQNPQALPERTLKN
- the rpsI gene encoding 30S ribosomal protein S9, with the translated sequence MAVKYISGVGKRKTSIARVYLVKDGKGTITINHRSLEDYFKRPTSRMVVEQPLNLTQTLGKVDINVRVIGGGLSGQAGAIRHGITNALLNLNPEFRSILKPASLITRDDRIKERKKYGLRSARARFQFSKR
- a CDS encoding leucyl aminopeptidase family protein: MLLPQLKPLHITNNSHPNNQPQDLAIIVIDEQDIEKGQLKSKTILSLDNEMGGTISNLIALGDFEGKWLQTSTSLVLNQKFAKRILLVGAGNKLNYLPARSRQIGIKCAETALNLKAATVHFYCTSQLCSSKELIAQSRLGFNMGMYKYPNSNMKEEAKIELEKPIQLNFVHTAQNLQDSFEEAKHIEDSINFCRLLQDSPPNVATPKFIAHQAIEQAKKVGLKVEVWGAEKLREKGFNAMLAVSNGSANEPQFVVIEYSPEKFEKSIAFVGKGLTMDTGGYSIKTPSTSQEGMKYDMSGAAVTLSSILAIAKLKLPIKVYAVAALCENMIDAHSYRVGDVITSYSGKTIEILNTDAEGRVVLSDALYFAAKDLNPNYIVEFSTLTGAMITTFGHIGAGVFAFHPELEKIIMTASDATGERAYPLPIWDEVIDDVKGSISDIINIGNTRGSAGSMVGAAFLNEFTNNIPFAHIDIAGVANDNLSIGYIRKHSSGYGVQLVTEIARILAK